In Leptolyngbya sp. NIES-2104, the genomic window GCGACTCCAGAAGCTAACAATCCGACCAATCCTGGCACTCGAAACCGCTCAAACACGATCGGCACAATCAAGATCACCGCCAGCAGAATCACAAACGCAACGATCGGTTCTTGCAACACGCCAGCAGTTAATAGAAACATTGGAAACGCCACCAAAGCCAGATCTTAACAACTATACTGAGCGCAAAATTCACCTAGAGGTGAATCTGGCTCAGGATCACTCGTAAGCGATCGTAATCATCTTTGAGCAATAAACTCAACATTCGCCCCGCTTGCACAAGCCAAGTGCGATCAGCTTTTCTCAGTTGATAAATTTCTCGAATAGCGGCGGCAGTCAACGCATCCACCGGAGCGCTCCCAACCTGAAGCAACGTTCTCAAGAAATCAAGCCCTTCGCTAAAATCAATAATTTCTTTAGTATCGCAGGCATAAACCGCTTGGTGAATTTGAGGCGGGCGAGGCGGCAAATGCTGATAAATCGTTCCACCTGTCGCACCGTTCTTTTTATTTCCACCTGCTCGATAT contains:
- a CDS encoding HAS-barrel domain-containing protein yields the protein MRLPLPQFSAQNRPANHIAEVIETATTEFLSQCLEPDDLSFPVMPPFGSWVKAIDEESDNLIYAVVYHATTSPIDTVHRARALGMSLSELREQQPQIFAMLRTEFRSAIVGYRAGGNKKNGATGGTIYQHLPPRPPQIHQAVYACDTKEIIDFSEGLDFLRTLLQVGSAPVDALTAAAIREIYQLRKADRTWLVQAGRMLSLLLKDDYDRLRVILSQIHL